CCAATTGAAAAACTAGTTATCAAAATTATTGAAACAAAGGCAAGATTACAAAACTATAAAAATCGATCTATAAGTAATATGGTGTTGTTGAAAACGGTACTAAATCATTATACAGAAAGAGAGCAGAAGCAAGTTGTAAAATATATGCGTTCAAATGGACGATATAAGCCCTACAACGTCATTGAACGCTTACAGGGTGATTTGTATCAAGCAAGTATTAAACAACGTTCAGAACGTCAAAAACAAAGAAATATAGCAATTGAAAATAGTAAGATTGCACGAGTAAATGCTTATCATCAATCTTCATATGTAAAAGTGGTGTAACAATGGATAAAAAGCAAATAAAAGACTTCGTTTGTGATTATCATAAGCGAACTAGAAGGGATATGTTGATAGATGATGAAATAAATACCGATGAATTCTTTTCAATAGGTGATGAAAATTCTAATGAATGGATGGCAGACGATAACATTGATGATCATATTGTAAAGAATCACTTAGAAATGATTGTTGACCGAGTAGCTAATGATAAAGAGTTTTATATTTTCGATTCTTTAATACAAGGACGTAGTTTTAAAGATATTAGCAATGTCTTAGAGTGTTCAGAACAATCTGTAAGATTATGGTATGAAACCTTATTAGATAAAATTGTGGAGGTGATAGAATGAGTGAGTTAACAGCAAAACAAGCGCGTTTTGTGAATGAGTATATTAGAACACTTAATGTGACACAAAGTGCCATAAAAGCAGGCTATAGCGCAAATAGTGCACATGTGACAGGATGTAGGTTATTAAAGAAGCCACACATCAAGCAATATATACAAGAACAAAAAGATAAGATTATAGATGAGAATGTATTAACTGCAAAAGAGTTACTACATGTGCTTACGAATGCGGCAGTCGGTGATGAAACAGAAACGAAAGAAGTTGTAGTCAAGCGTGGGGAATATAAAGAGAATCCACAAAATGGCAAAGTACAGCTAGTCTATAATGAACATGTTGAACTGATAGAGGTACCAATTAAGCCAAGTGATCGTTTAAAAGCTCGTGATATGTTGGGTAAATACCATAAGTTATTTACAGATAAGCATGATATTAACGGGAATGTGCCTATATTCATTAATATTGGTGAATGGGATGGAGATGATGAGGAATTAGACAAAGCTGTACAAGATGTATCTAACGCTAACCCTAACCATACTGTGATTGTGGATGATATTCCGTTAGAGGATTGAAGAAAATGAAGTTATGCTAATTATAAATTAATGCTAATTAGTTTGATACCATAGCTTATTTACTGAGAAAGTAGACTTAAATGTAGCAACACCAGTATTCATTGATAATATAAGCGAAGATGATGAGATAAGTGAGAGAGATTTATAAGCAGTGCTTTATAGGTATGTTAGTTGATATTATAATAAAGGGTTTCTCCAAATTAGGGGTACCTTTTTTATATAACCGAGCCAAATGTGGCTTCGTTAAGTGTGTCCTTAAGTGGATGTATTAGCTTATTTGTACTTTAACGAAGAGGTGTTTAAATAGTTTTTTTGATTAAACGAACAATTTTTACGTCATGTGATAGTGGAGTTTTTTATATGAAATGCCACGACAAAGTGTTATAACAATAGAAAACACTAATATAGTGTCCAAATTCTCAACTATGAATAAACCAGCCTTCGGACTAGTTTTTTATAAATTAAAATTTCCTATCAAAATCATTACATTTATGCTAATATATTTATGGGAAGTAGGTAAGCATTTCGGTGCTTACCTTTTTATGTCAATGCTAATACTTTCAGTCTTAAACGCGATACAAATTTTACCTTGATATAAGATGTTTAAAATCACCGACTGTGGTGTGTTATTAGCATAGATATCTTTAGTTATGTCAAAGGAGGTATATATGGATTGGCAAATTTTTTATCTAAAGAACGTAATGTATTCACAATGGATAAAAATAATAAGACTAATTATTTTATTGAACAGAATGAGCGAGTAACGGTTGAAACTTATGATTGTTATAAAGAACAAATAAAAAATAAAAATGCGATACTAACTAAAAAAATTTTGCAGAAGACTAATCCAGCAACGGGTCCTATTTTTATATATGGCATTAATAAAGGTGATATTTTAAAGGTGGACGTTTTAAAAATAAAGGAAAAATCAAATGGTATTATTTATACAGGTCATGAGATAGGTGTTAATAAGATAATAAGAGGTAGTGAGTTTGCATTTATAGATGAATTCAATGATAAAACTATAAAATTTAAAGACGTTAATATCTCTATTAATAAAATGATAGGTGTTATTGGTGTAGCT
This is a stretch of genomic DNA from Staphylococcus roterodami. It encodes these proteins:
- a CDS encoding spore coat protein, with the protein product MKLLKTKNCLYYRNGDNKLSDYQLLTQFNPAFINKKIKMCEFQIESMYHMSASTTTCDEIMGVVSVSYPIEKLVIKIIETKARLQNYKNRSISNMVLLKTVLNHYTEREQKQVVKYMRSNGRYKPYNVIERLQGDLYQASIKQRSERQKQRNIAIENSKIARVNAYHQSSYVKVV
- a CDS encoding pathogenicity island family protein; its protein translation is MADDNIDDHIVKNHLEMIVDRVANDKEFYIFDSLIQGRSFKDISNVLECSEQSVRLWYETLLDKIVEVIE
- a CDS encoding terminase small subunit, with the protein product MSELTAKQARFVNEYIRTLNVTQSAIKAGYSANSAHVTGCRLLKKPHIKQYIQEQKDKIIDENVLTAKELLHVLTNAAVGDETETKEVVVKRGEYKENPQNGKVQLVYNEHVELIEVPIKPSDRLKARDMLGKYHKLFTDKHDINGNVPIFINIGEWDGDDEELDKAVQDVSNANPNHTVIVDDIPLED